The following are from one region of the Candidatus Trichorickettsia mobilis genome:
- a CDS encoding GIY-YIG nuclease family protein, translated as MKTYWVYILCSKRNGTLYVGVTSDIARRIYEHKQKLLEGFTHKYSVDKLVYVELFQNVNAAIHREKCIKRWKRVWKLKLINNQNPEWKDLYETIL; from the coding sequence ATGAAAACATATTGGGTTTACATTTTGTGTTCTAAACGTAACGGTACTTTGTATGTCGGTGTTACCAGTGATATAGCGCGTCGTATCTATGAACATAAACAAAAATTGCTAGAAGGTTTTACGCATAAATACTCTGTAGATAAGCTAGTATATGTTGAGCTGTTTCAAAATGTTAATGCGGCCATTCATCGCGAGAAATGTATTAAGCGTTGGAAGCGCGTTTGGAAGTTGAAATTAATAAATAACCAGAATCCTGAATGGAAAGATTTGTATGAAACGATATTATAA